CGACAACGCAAGAGAGGCTCTTTCCCATGAATCAAGGATACTCAATTACGAATGGATAAGGCTGTCCGTTGTCAAAATAGATGCTTTCTACGAAACTACAGAGCGTTACGATTTCACCTCCCAGAGACTGTTGAAATATGCAATTGGCAACATTGCGGAAGAGCTGCTCGGCAATAAGGATCGCTCAATCGAGGTTGTGGATTTCGGCGGTGACCACCTGCTCCTCCTTATAGGTGTTGCCGATCATGCGGCCGACTTGACTGAAGAGTTGAGCGAACTGAGCCGTATGGTGACACGCTATGTTCAGCTCAACATAACCGTTGCATGCAGCACAGCAAAGCATGTTCGTGATGATCTGCGCGCGGTATACGACGACTTACGAGAATTGACGTTGTTCAAATTCGTAAGCGGGGATGACAAAATATATACAGAGCAAGAATATGAGCGCTACGCAGATTTACAATACCAACCGGATGACACCTTGCAGGACCTCCTCATTCAGTCGATCCGTAGCGGCAAGAATGAGCAATCCTTTAATTTGCTGGAACAATGGTTTATACGGCTGCAAGCGATGAAATACTCCGAATGTCAATTCCAGCTGAAATTGATGCTCTTCTCCTTCGTCAGATCATTTAGCCAGCTTACCACCGTACATCATGTAGAGGGAATTGAAAGTCACTTAAAAAAATTTGCAAAACTTGAAGACATACACCTGTGGATGAAACATGAGATTGCTCGAATCATCTCTCTGCTCGGTGACCAGAAAAGCTTGAACCGCAAAGGGAAGATCGTAGATGAAATTATTGAATATATTCGATATCACATTCACGATCCAAGGCTGTCTGTCGAGAATATTGCCGATCACATTGCACTGTCAGCCAAGTATGTACGTCAGTTGTTTCTTGACCAATACGGTATGTCATTATCCAATTATATTTTGAATTTGCGGATCGAGAAAGTGAAGGAATTGCTTCAACAATCGGACATGAGCGTTGCTGAAATTTCGCAGCAGGCAGGATTTCAGACGAAGAGTCATTTTTTTACGGCATTCAAGAAAGCGACTGGAATGACACCGGCCCAATATCGTTATCAGCAGATCAATGGAGCGAGTGGCTGATTACCAAGCTTTATAAATGAGTACAGAACCTGACTGGAATAATGATTACCCGTGCAGAAGCCATATAAGAACCTTTTTCGACCACTGAGAACTATCCAAGGCTGCTGAACCACTGCTACGATAACCATGTTGAACGACACATACATCACATTGATTGATCGTGAGGAGGTGAATTATTGAGGAGTAATAAAGGAAAGAATAATGGATTTATCCATGAGGTCGTGAAAAATCGGTACTTGTATTTGCTTGCACTTCCAGGCATGTTGTTCCTGCTTATATTTGCGTATACCCCTATGCTTGGGCATTTGCTTGCCTTCCAGAACTATCGTCTCTCTGACGGACTGTTTGGCAGCGAATGGGTGGGATTTAAAAATTTCGAGTTTTTCTTTATGGGTAAGGACTGGCTGCGTGTTACATGGAACACCGTGTTCTTGAACGGGTTGTTTCTGGTATTCGGTATAGGTACTGCGGTAGTGCTCGCCGTGCTATTGAATGAAGTCACCAACAAGTGGTTCAAGAAGACAGCGCAGTCCTTTGTGTTTTTACCGTACTTCATCTCATGGCTTGTCGTCAGCATGATGGTACAGACGATGTTTAGCTCATCCGAAGGGATGCTGAACCAAGCGCTGGTCGCTCTTGGATACGAAGGAGTGGACTGGTACCTAACTCCAAGTGTATGGCCGTTTATTTTGACGTTCGTATATGTCTGGAAAATAGCAGGGTATAACTCGATTATCTTCCTGGCCTCCATAACGAGTATTTCATCAGAGTATTATGAGTGCGCCAAAATTGAAGGGGCCAGCCGCTTGCAGCAAATCATTTACATTACTCTTCCACTGCTGCGCCCAATCATTATTGTTTTGACGCTGCTTGGTATAGGACGAATTTTCTATGGAGATTTCGGCATGATCTATGCCCTCATAGGAGACGTTGGCGTATTGTTCCCAACTACAGATGTCATCGATACGTATGCGTATCGTGCGTTGCGGCAAATGGGCAATTTCAGTATGTCCTCCGCGATCATCCTCTATCAGTCATTTATGGGGCTTATCACAGTTATTCTATTTAATTGGCTTGCACGCAAGGTCGATTCAGATTCTAGATTGTTCTAAGGTGTGATTAAAATGCGGGAGCGATTGTTCCTTGGCGTTGTTTACGTGCTATTAATCGGGTTTGCGTTGATCTGCTTCATCCCCTTTTGGATTGTGCTGATTAACTCTTTTGCAGACGAGTCGGTTATTCAAACCTCCGGGTATCAGTTATTTCCGACTTCGTTTAGTCTGGATGCCTACACCTTTCTATTGTCAGGGGAGCAGGTATTCCGAAGCTATGGTGTCACATTGTTCGTTACGATTGCAGGAACGATGCTTGGCGTCACCCTTACAGCAACCTATGCGTATGTTCTAAGCCATCCGAAGGTGAAGTATCGTCACGTACTCTCGTTCTTAACTTTTCTAACGATGCTGTTCGGTGCAGGGCTCGTCGGGTTTTATATGCTAATCGCCAACTGGCTGCATCTCAAAGACTCCTTATGGGCGCTTATTCTCCCCTACCTGCTCAACCCGTTCTATGCGTTCATTCTCGTTTCCTACTACCGCTCCTTGCCCTACGAGATGAATGAAGCCGCAACGGTGGACGGGGCGAATGACATTCATATCTTCTTTCGTGTCATATGGCCTGTTTCATTGCCGGTTATCGCTACGGTTGCACTGTTCTATGCACTGCAGTATTGGAATGACTGGTACTTGTCACTTCTCTTTATTGATAATTACAAGATGCATCCGCTACAAATTATGATCCGCCAGCTAATGTCCAACTTGAATGCGATGTCTTACGTTGGTGGGAGTCAGACGGACTACAACATTATGATTCCGACATATGGCATGCAGCTAGCCATTGTATGTATTACGATTGGACCGATTGTTCTCGTGTATCCTTTCGTGCAGAAATATTTTATTAAGGGTATGACGCTAGGGTCTGTTAAAGGTTAACTCCAGATCACTTATTCAGGGGGAGCGAGGAAATGAGAATGAAACGTTGGCTTACCTTCTCACTTGTGCTGCTGTTGTCATTATCTCTGGCCGTAGGTTGCTCGAAAGCGCCGAATGATACGCCAGCACCAGAATCATCTAAGGGAAATCAAACAGATAAAGAAGGCACTAAATTGGAACCGGTTACACTTAAAATCATGATTCCAGGAGATCGTCCACCAGATATGGATGAGGTTATCGCAGAAGCTGAACAACGGATGAAGGATACGATCAATGTCAAGTTAGACATTGTTTTCGTACCATGGGCTGATTTGGGTCAGAAGACACAAGTGACGCTTGCTTCGGGGGAAAATATCGACCTTATCTTCGATGCACCGTGGCTTCACATTAATCAAATGATCGCAGATGGGTTCTATGAACCACTGGACGACTTGCTCGCGCAATACGGTAAGGCCGTGCTGGAGAAGCGTCCGCAGCAAATGTGGGATGCGAATAAGTATAACGGCAAGATTATGGCTGTACCGCTTGGTGTCGTCTACATGTCGGGTAACTCCTATGTCGTACGCAAAGACATACGCGAGAAGCTAGGGATACCTCCTATTAAAACGTACGAAGATTTAATTAATTTTGCTTATAAGGTGAAGGAAAAAGAGCCGGGCATCGCGCCATTCACAGCGGGAGGAACGTCGGGATTGCAGCAGTCATCCATTGTAGCCCAACGCAGCTTGAACGATTATGATACGCATGTCCGTTACACACATGCGCTCGGAAGCAGTCTGACGCTGTATTATAAGAATAATGACGGCAAGGTATATAACCTGTTCGAGGATCCTGAACCAGTATTGTCTTGGTTGAAGGATGCCAGACAGTTGTATAATGACGGGATCGTATATAAAGACATTTTGACAGCCAAGGATTTCTTGCAGCCATTTATGAGTGGCAAAGCTGCGATCGTCACGAAAGGATCGTTCGGTACAGGTCTTACCTTTGACCAGCAGTTCAAAAACAATGTCCCGAATGGGGATTTGGAAACCGTCACATTTTTTGATAAAACCAAGGGTGCCAATATGACCAACTTCAAGCAGTGGAATTTCCTCGCTGTGCCGAAGGTAAGCAAAAATAAGGAACGCGCAGTGATGTTCATGAACTGGGCAAATGAGAAGGAAAACTATGATTTGCTGTCCTACGGCATTCAAGGGAAGCACTGGGAGCCTGTTGGCGATAGCGAAGTAAAGCTGCTCGATACAAAAGGATACTGGGGATTTGGATATGTATGGGTATGGAACCCGATAGATGAACGTTCAGATGTCGACCGAGATAAGCGTAATGACGAATATGAAGCTGTATTGCGCGATGCTGACAGCTTTACGAAGGATGTTCTTACAGGATTCGAATTCGACTCTTCAGCCGTGCAGAACGACCTCAGTCAATACAATACGGTAGAGGCCAAGTATTACCCTGCAATGTTTAATGGTGTTCTCGATCCAGAAGAGACATTGAAGAAGTTCGAAGCAGAGGCCGGGCCTTCACTCAAGCGTATACAAGAGGAATTGCAGAAGCAAATCGATGCTTTCATGGCCAACAAGTAGACGTTAATGGTCAGTAAAAAATCAATGAAGGGTGGGATGAATGATGAGAAAGAAATATATGTCCGCGCTGTTATCGCTCTTCTTAATGCTGCTTACTGTCGCACCGGTATATGGGGAAACAACAGCGAGCTATGAACAAATCGAGCAGACAGTGCCTGAAGAAGGAATGCCGATAGGAGAATCTGATGAAACTAGTGTGACCGAAGAGGATGATGAAGCAGAAGAGTTTGAAGAGACTGAGGAACCGGGTAAGCTTGAAGAGGTTGATGGAATTCATAATGTAGATGGAATTGACGAGGGCGAAGACATCGAAGGCTTGATGAGCAAAAAGGCTCCGAAAAAGCTAAAGAACTTGGCCCATGGTCTCAACTACCAGTTGTCAGAGCCTCCAAGTCCAGACTACCCTGATGAGGGTGGCCAGTTAACGGATGGTATCAAGGCAGAAGCTAGCTTCCAAGATACGAACTGGGTAGGATTTTTCAAGGGGCATCTCAAGGAAGTTGTGTTCGATTTAGGAGAAGCAAAGTCAATTGCATCGATTAATACGCAGTTTTTACAAGAGTCATCTTCCAGCATCTTCTTCCCTGTCACAGTCAGCTTTTATGTGTCCAATGATGGTCAGAGCTGGTCAACGTTGAACCATGTCGGCAGTAAAAAGCGCTTATGGCAGCAAACACCTCCGAATATACAGCAATATTCCTGGAATGGGGAAACGGACGGCTTCCGAAATGTCAAAGGTAAAGGAACGATGGCGTATGCCCGATATGTAAAAGTACAGTTCATGGCGGATTGGTTCAAGTTCATCGATGAGGTCGAGATATGGGGTTACGATGGCAAGCAGAAGCATGCCAAGAAGCTTCCACCAGATAAATTGTCCTATCTTCAGCCAGGGTCGAAAACAGCAGGCATTCATGATCTTGTACTCATTCCAAATGGATACTATCCAAACAACTTGGGAGATTGGAGTAAGGAGGATTACATTCCGTACGTTGCCTATGTCGATAAGAA
Above is a window of Paenibacillus uliginis N3/975 DNA encoding:
- a CDS encoding AraC family transcriptional regulator, giving the protein MFKSTYLRIFLWSCILITVIIFPFSLFLVQRFSDYASSQLGYINRDRIEETLDRTEFILAKLKWYGLNMYEDQTIQNWMYSQEDDPLLDAAALQTLSKYLSKESFFEGAYLFNMRREKVMDFNVGLLPFDEFTDRTILERVKQKDPFLLRYFHHETGGKSYITLMIPPSYVKKEQYGYLVVLLNKQVLQNYLISGEGDTDHQVTLIDHSGQTILGQMDEEMMTSVMSSRTDAKKSSFELKVKGQTAYVNYADLDSQDWTIYSLSSMQQFRTQVTSFQQMIVLCSILLLIMLLLAVLWNSHIFFKPFRVLATQIHGKLGIRAKSDIDAIQQSVILLRDHSPLIKTEYLRRWILQGRLSDNAREALSHESRILNYEWIRLSVVKIDAFYETTERYDFTSQRLLKYAIGNIAEELLGNKDRSIEVVDFGGDHLLLLIGVADHAADLTEELSELSRMVTRYVQLNITVACSTAKHVRDDLRAVYDDLRELTLFKFVSGDDKIYTEQEYERYADLQYQPDDTLQDLLIQSIRSGKNEQSFNLLEQWFIRLQAMKYSECQFQLKLMLFSFVRSFSQLTTVHHVEGIESHLKKFAKLEDIHLWMKHEIARIISLLGDQKSLNRKGKIVDEIIEYIRYHIHDPRLSVENIADHIALSAKYVRQLFLDQYGMSLSNYILNLRIEKVKELLQQSDMSVAEISQQAGFQTKSHFFTAFKKATGMTPAQYRYQQINGASG
- a CDS encoding ABC transporter permease, producing the protein MRSNKGKNNGFIHEVVKNRYLYLLALPGMLFLLIFAYTPMLGHLLAFQNYRLSDGLFGSEWVGFKNFEFFFMGKDWLRVTWNTVFLNGLFLVFGIGTAVVLAVLLNEVTNKWFKKTAQSFVFLPYFISWLVVSMMVQTMFSSSEGMLNQALVALGYEGVDWYLTPSVWPFILTFVYVWKIAGYNSIIFLASITSISSEYYECAKIEGASRLQQIIYITLPLLRPIIIVLTLLGIGRIFYGDFGMIYALIGDVGVLFPTTDVIDTYAYRALRQMGNFSMSSAIILYQSFMGLITVILFNWLARKVDSDSRLF
- a CDS encoding carbohydrate ABC transporter permease, with the protein product MRERLFLGVVYVLLIGFALICFIPFWIVLINSFADESVIQTSGYQLFPTSFSLDAYTFLLSGEQVFRSYGVTLFVTIAGTMLGVTLTATYAYVLSHPKVKYRHVLSFLTFLTMLFGAGLVGFYMLIANWLHLKDSLWALILPYLLNPFYAFILVSYYRSLPYEMNEAATVDGANDIHIFFRVIWPVSLPVIATVALFYALQYWNDWYLSLLFIDNYKMHPLQIMIRQLMSNLNAMSYVGGSQTDYNIMIPTYGMQLAIVCITIGPIVLVYPFVQKYFIKGMTLGSVKG
- a CDS encoding ABC transporter substrate-binding protein, with product MRMKRWLTFSLVLLLSLSLAVGCSKAPNDTPAPESSKGNQTDKEGTKLEPVTLKIMIPGDRPPDMDEVIAEAEQRMKDTINVKLDIVFVPWADLGQKTQVTLASGENIDLIFDAPWLHINQMIADGFYEPLDDLLAQYGKAVLEKRPQQMWDANKYNGKIMAVPLGVVYMSGNSYVVRKDIREKLGIPPIKTYEDLINFAYKVKEKEPGIAPFTAGGTSGLQQSSIVAQRSLNDYDTHVRYTHALGSSLTLYYKNNDGKVYNLFEDPEPVLSWLKDARQLYNDGIVYKDILTAKDFLQPFMSGKAAIVTKGSFGTGLTFDQQFKNNVPNGDLETVTFFDKTKGANMTNFKQWNFLAVPKVSKNKERAVMFMNWANEKENYDLLSYGIQGKHWEPVGDSEVKLLDTKGYWGFGYVWVWNPIDERSDVDRDKRNDEYEAVLRDADSFTKDVLTGFEFDSSAVQNDLSQYNTVEAKYYPAMFNGVLDPEETLKKFEAEAGPSLKRIQEELQKQIDAFMANK